Proteins co-encoded in one Candidatus Nitrosocosmicus arcticus genomic window:
- a CDS encoding GNAT family N-acetyltransferase: protein MQFSNIPEEDIVIKNVFFQDIAKIIELQKESFPSMLEEGSVWGKRHLQSHVEIFPEGQFCVVFRNKIIGSSSSLIIKLPSEYEEHTFGQVTGNSLFTTHDPNGDSLYGADISVHPDFRRLGIATLLYKARKDLAIKYDLRRIIAGGRLINYCNYADKLSPEEYVQNVLDEQISDQVLTFQLRNDFRFIKILPNYIKDSRSLNYATFIEWLNPQYKK, encoded by the coding sequence ATGCAATTTTCCAATATACCCGAAGAAGATATCGTTATTAAGAATGTATTCTTTCAAGATATTGCCAAAATAATTGAATTACAAAAGGAATCATTTCCATCCATGTTAGAAGAAGGAAGTGTTTGGGGAAAGAGGCATCTCCAAAGTCACGTTGAAATATTTCCAGAAGGTCAATTTTGTGTAGTATTTAGGAACAAAATTATAGGTTCATCAAGTAGTTTAATAATAAAGTTACCATCCGAATATGAAGAACATACGTTTGGTCAGGTGACCGGCAATAGCTTATTTACGACTCACGATCCCAATGGGGATTCATTGTACGGAGCAGACATTTCTGTTCATCCGGATTTCCGTCGATTAGGAATTGCAACTTTGTTATATAAAGCAAGAAAGGATCTTGCTATAAAATATGATTTAAGGCGGATCATAGCAGGAGGTAGGTTGATTAACTACTGTAATTATGCCGATAAATTATCCCCAGAAGAATATGTCCAAAATGTTCTTGATGAACAGATCTCAGATCAGGTACTGACCTTTCAATTGAGAAATGATTTTAGATTTATTAAGATACTTCCGAATTACATTAAGGATTCTAGATCCCTAAACTATGCAACATTTATTGAATGGTTAAATCCACAATATAAAAAGTGA
- a CDS encoding amidohydrolase family protein produces MTQTQTIIDCHVHVNGYEGLKNMTLKERIESLSNTMQLNNVDQAIIISSYKINEERPSTGEVLSSVEKYDKIKVVAGYSISNHDEDSIKEYEGYLKNGKIKGLKIYPGYEHYYPYDPKYQKIIDLCIEYDVPLMIHTGDTYTPKGKIRYAHPINVDDVAVDNPELKIIICHLGNPWFLDCQEIIYKNKNVYADISGLVLGDFTEFYEKYLVGKITDFLNYAGEPEYLLYGTDWPISSMKSYLNFVSKLDLNQQERDLIMFKNSQRLFKL; encoded by the coding sequence GTGACTCAAACTCAAACCATCATCGATTGCCATGTGCATGTAAACGGCTACGAGGGTTTAAAGAACATGACCCTTAAGGAAAGAATAGAATCGCTTTCAAATACAATGCAGCTAAACAACGTAGACCAAGCTATAATTATATCATCATATAAAATCAATGAAGAAAGACCTTCCACTGGAGAAGTATTGTCATCCGTGGAAAAATATGATAAGATAAAGGTAGTGGCAGGATACTCAATTAGTAATCATGATGAAGATAGTATTAAAGAATACGAAGGGTATCTTAAGAATGGTAAGATAAAAGGTTTGAAAATTTATCCCGGATACGAGCATTACTATCCGTATGATCCGAAATATCAGAAAATAATTGATTTATGCATAGAGTATGATGTCCCTTTAATGATACATACGGGAGATACCTACACACCCAAGGGTAAAATAAGGTACGCTCATCCCATAAATGTTGATGATGTTGCAGTTGATAATCCAGAATTAAAGATCATAATTTGTCACTTGGGAAATCCATGGTTCTTAGATTGTCAGGAGATAATTTATAAAAATAAAAATGTTTATGCGGATATATCTGGGTTGGTATTAGGGGACTTTACGGAATTCTATGAAAAATACCTTGTGGGCAAGATTACAGATTTTCTCAACTATGCTGGAGAACCAGAATATCTACTGTACGGAACTGATTGGCCAATATCAAGTATGAAATCTTATTTGAATTTTGTATCAAAGTTGGACCTTAATCAACAGGAACGTGATTTGATCATGTTCAAAAATTCACAAAGGTTATTTAAATTATGA